The stretch of DNA TCAGTTGCAGAGGCAGAAAAGCTGTGATTATTCGACAGTTTCTCAGCTGATGTATCAGAATCATAGCTCCAAAGTTGCAAATTCTGTCATGGACAATTCGTATAACAGGTTACTAGGTCCCATTAGCTCGAATCGAGTCGCGCAGATCAAGATGGAAAGCGGTGGCAGCGGAGGCTGCATCAGTGGTGGCGTCGGCGGGGGCTCAAATCTCATCCGACATAGCAGTTCACCAGCTGGACTATTTGCTAGCATAAATATAGAAAATGGTAATGTTTTTTGCTTTGTTATGGCTCATTTGGCAATTTTTATGGCAGGTTTTTCAACAGAagtttattcaaaaaaaaaaaattccaaccCGTAATTTGTCTTTTTTCTAAATTATCATACAGGAAAAAATTTCTTTCGGTTGTGTCTTAATAAATTTTTGTAGCTTCCATCTGATAAACAGAAGCAAATGTTTTATAAATTGAGTTTTCGGAACGGATTAAACTTTGACGGAGTTCTTTACAACGAGAGGAATAGGCAATCTTGGGCTTAAGGCAGAAACATCACCACTTTTCTCTTCAATGCATCCTTCTTTTTCTTCAGGAATCATGGCTCCAATATCTGAAGTTTCGAGCAACGGCCTCGGAGATAACTGTCCAGGTGACACCCATTTTGACGATAACCGCGCTGATTATGACGAATATATTCAAGGACGTTTCTCCGTTACCTCATGGGACGACTCAGAGATTATGTCCGATAGTTTCCACAAAGCAAACAAGAGTGTGAATACCTCAGATGACCAGGTTCTTGTATTGTGATTCAGACCCTTCCTTGTCTTTCTTTTTCAGACTATTTCCATTCTATGATGTTAAAATCATGAATTGTAATGAGCAGAACACCGGAATCAGAAACCGTCCCACGACTCTGTTGTCTCATCACCTAAGTTTACCGAAAAGTTCTGCCGAAATATCTGCGATGGAAAAGCTGTTGCAAGATTCGGTACCTTGTAGAATCAGAGCGAAAAGGGGCTGTGCTACACATCCTCGAAGCATTGCTGAAAGAGTAACGATTTCTTAGATAAAAATGGCGTTCGAAGTGTCAAGCTTTTCGTTTTTTTCGTAAAGCTTGATTAAATTATTTCAGGTTAGAAGAACCAAGATCAGTGAGCGTATGAGGAAATTGCAAGAACTTGTTCCCAATATGGATAAGGTACACCAAATTTTCCCCACACTAAATGCTAATCGAACCACGTCACGTTTCTTTACGTTTTGATCGATCCGTGCAGCAAACGAATACAGCAGATATGTTGGATTTAGCTGTTGATTACATCAAGGATCTTCAGACAGAAGTAAAGGTAGACATCTAGAGTGACTTTAAATTCAAGAACTTCATATTTTTTGACAAAATCCATTTGTTTTCACTATTTTCTTGTCCAATTTTTCGGGATTTATGAACTTCACAGATGCTCTCTGAAAATCGCGCAAAATGTAAGTGCTTGACGAAGCAGAGACTATAGATCGAACGGTTTGAATATTAGGATCAAGAAATGCTTCTGAGGAAGAGTTAAGTGGGGATATCAAGCATGCCTTTGGAACCTAATTGGAGTAGAAGTCTTGTATAGATTGCGGTGGCGCTAAGGGTAGAATGATCATTTTGGATGCCAGCAAGTGGAACTGGatgtatgatttatgaaatataaGATTATGGCATTCATATATTttgtaatttatatatattctaTTTCCGAATAAAGACATCGATCACTAGTTAAGATGAtaaaattaggatttaattaaaataaattgatgTTCAAATACAGTCGCGCCggtatatatattttgaaataattggAGCTTATTTCTGACGTCAAAACATTAACACAACTCAGAAAACATTGTTTGTTGGATGAGGATCAATTCGTTTGCATTTCGATGTGCACTAGATAAACTTCCGGACTAACGTAATAGTATGCAAACCACGCTAGTCAGGTAAAACGTACTGGACAAAATTAATCATGTGTTACATGTTCACCCGAGAAAATGTTGGTAAAAGGAATCAAACTCTTGACTATTGATCAAACGTTCACCTACTCCTCCAAATCAGACACTCCCGTCAGAAAAGAGGTTATCTGTATTTGAGATTTTGAACTAGTGGCAAGGGGTTAGGTGCAGATTTTGTACGTACAACCGAATCGAGCAAGAAAGGGAGACGAGAGGCCCTTACGTGGATCGGACTAAATGTGGTCCAATTCCCACCTGATTGCATGTCCGAACGACCACAAAATTCTTGAGAAAATTTGTGTGGGTTTGGTTCTGTGGACCCTCTAAAGCTCCACTTTACCCTTACCTCCATCCCCACTACGCTCAATTTCGTTTCCAATTGCTTACTCTTTACTATTTCAAGTTAAGGATACAGAAAAAAACATCGAGTATTGGCTGAAACCGATTGTCTCGAATCCAGatttttttatctttctaaCTTCAATGTgatatatcatgtaaaaatgaCCCGTTGAGGTTTTCGGTTTTTCGGATTTTGATGTATTTTAAGATTAGAGGTGATGAATATTTTCTATTTATATATGGGGTGgtttgtagtatcccgatgcctaatttgagttaattattggattaaatatatttcggtgggatcggaaggaccgaacagagttcggatcgtccgaagcgggttcggatcgtccgaagagggttcgaatcgtccgaagacaggtggctggacacatggaagacatgcagagttcggatcgtccgatcagggttcggatcgtccgaagacaggtgtctggacacgtggaagacatgcagggttcggatcgtccgataagggttcggaaggtccgaagtgtacagtggatcggatcgtccgaagtggatcggatcgtccgatcgttgtctataaatagaggcgcgaggcttcatttgttactcgccaattccgagtgttccagagcgttttggtcgtttctgatgggtttctagtcttttcccgaggtttaggcactagcggggagctactggttttgtagcggagctgtgctctagttgggagctagcggcatcagtgggctgactacggacgcagacttgattctaggactgattgctagaatctactggtttgaggtacgaaagtactatccgagatagcaggattgagtatgctttactatgtgttgcatgtttatatgttgcattattatctgtcatatgatgcatggtttattatgcggcatttgcataatcatgttgagcctgactatttttgagatagcctgttgagagggtgctcagccctcgtttgttgtggatggttggaccccgttggccgacggtggtcaggtcaccggtatatccacaggtttattttggtatgggagccacctcctggtgcgacggcgcagagtgctacataccttgacgtcatttacctgagcagtatttcgatatacccagatcctggtatccagtacattttgcatacatgcatgtcatagtcttgtatactcatgctttcggtgctgagcgttttatgctcacgtcctcggtttatctctgttttggacaccctattcgatggggcaggtctcaggttggacggtccaggagggagtggacagggagctggcagaggttgacctgtagttgttggtatttgttcttggtatttagttcgatctggttgttttagtattttgtacttacagattcgattggattgtattactgtttttctgtagtagcccgaatcccaaattgggtaattaacggattattggtgattaagaaggtttaatgtgtaattttgaccgtggtcatgatcggacggatcgaagatggttcggtagcaccgaagagttcggaaggtccgaagtgagttcggtggatccgaacatgaggtgtcaagagtcgatggacacgtgcatgttcggacggtccgaagtgtatgatcggaggatccgatcatgagctgtcaagagctgatggacacgtaagagttcggacgttccgaagagggttcggacgatccgaacatggcctataaatagtggtcggatttcctcattttgactcgccaattcagagaattccatagcatttcagtcgtttctgacaggttctagtcttgttccgagatttgggcactagcggggagctgctggtcttgtagcagagctgtgctctagttgggagctagcggcatcagcgggctagcgacggacgaaggtttggaattttatcagtatttatctcaggattatctagttaagtctggtagataagtttagtgatggttttcacttgatgaataggcttggattagacctgttgtctggtggttccagtggattaggattgctgtgatagaggtacgaaagtactatccgagatatcctggttgagtatacattcttatatgtgttgcatgattatgtggtgcattgatatatgtcatatgatgcatgctattatgtcacgtttattactgcacgttgcatttcatgttgagccgtattctccttcgagatagcctttactgttgagctgtatctctttcgagataagctatatcttggggccgctcagccctgtcttgtggacgcatggacaccgagagtacacagtggccgacgggtcgggagggcttcggtggtccgggacattttaggtccacgtctgtcttgtagtggatgcagtgacccagaggttggaccgcgcggcactatccacttggcgcctctagactgagcattttgagatcctttgtgattcctgtttcttgactaccctggtatcatatcatagcatgtgcatttcatataggtctgtatactcatacttttgtactgggcgttcttatcgctcacgtcctcggttttgtttattcttggataccccattcccacggggcaggcctcaggttggacagctcaggaggagcaggaggaggacgttgagtagctggttggtttagttatcggtattgttttgattcgatatggttgtactggatatttcattttgagttagtctagacttcgatttcgattgggttgtataactattgttgttggccatatttccgctgttatctctgattatatttaattaggttaattgcatgcttagtttttgattagtaggtgattctggaacgggtcactacattttccgctgtttacctgattcagttttaaatgttaattttgcatgcttaagttctgattagtaggtgattctggaacgggtcactacatttatggtatcagagcgtgcattaagattttgggatttagaactgttcttttgggtttaatctctggtaacttttgtagttaagagatgtctggttttgacgacgatgctagtagtcatggcagcgttggacgctggggagaccgcgacgatcgggagcgtcgtcgagagcaccgagaacgtcgtcaacaccgtcgtgatgagcctcggagttttagtatgcatcggttcttgcagatggggccgaaacctctttcaggcggtgagaccccggatgttgcggagaactgacttgagaggatggagagctgcttcaagacttttcagtgctcggcggagcagcagattgatacccttgatttcttactggagggtggtgcgcgcaagtggtggaggtctacctctgcaccgatagttcagcgacagggttgagttctttgggccgatttccgagccgctttcatgctgctttactttccgccagctcttctgcagaccaaggcgattgagttgatcaatctgaagcagggaagtttgtctgttgatgagtatcagcagaagttctttgagttgcttccatatgttccgcatgtcagtgacaatgctatggccaagtataaccattttcttcagggcctcaatcaggagatttatgatcgggttgttgtctgcgatgatccgacatcgtatgagggccttgtaaatcgttgtcgccaggatgagggcagtttgttgagaggtcgagccttgcagtctgctcgtcctactagttctttgggtccccgcgcccaagcatttaagaaggctggatctacttcttcttcctctggatctggaggagttcaccattttgggaagaagaggggcccctgtcagcactgcgggaaggatcatccgacggagcgttgtcgcaaggttgcgggtgcttgttacaagtgcggtgagatgggccacatgaagagagattgtccacagacgggcggaggatcaggatctggttctcaggcttcagttcatcagaggccacagcagggacagtctactcagggttctaacctccgaccgcgtactcaagggcaggtctttgctcttaaccaggatcaggctgctgaggagaacgagagagttatcgcaggtttatttttattatgtggattacctgcttacgttctcattgacactggtgcatctcattcattcatatctgcgagatttgctaagcgtcatgcattacctttcacttctttggacgttgtggtatctgtttccacaccgatgggtcattcggtgctagctaaacgtctagttttgggttgtcctctagagtttgagggtaatgttttaactgctaatttgatgattcttgtgatggaggattttgattgcattctgggaatagatgtgctgactgtgtttagagctactgtggactgttatcagaagtttgtgcagtttcgtccagttgaggacgacagttggtttttctatggagagggagcgcgacccccgatgcctgtggtttctgctctgaaagcctgtcgtgctttagagtcgggcggggaaggctaccttatctatgctattgattcgtccgcagatagtgtcggtatcagtgacattccagtagtttgcgattttccggatgttttttcccgaggagattcctggttttccttcCGTTCGGgatgtggatttcggcattgatttagtgccaggcacggcaccaatctctagagctccttatcgtttagctccatcggagatgcaagaattgaaacagcagttgcaggatcttcttgacaaggggtatattcgacccagtgtgtccccgtggggagcaccagttctttttgtcaaaaagaaggatggttctatgcggctctgcatagattatcggcagttaaatcgtgcgacgataaagaataagtattcgttgccacggattgatgatttatttgatcaactgcaaggtacctctgtgtattccaagattgatttaaggtctggttatcatcagcttcgggttcatcagggagatatatcgaagactgcattcaggacccggtatggacattatgagtttctggttatgccttttggggtgacgaatgcaccagcagtttttatggatctgatgaatcgggtttttcgggaattcttggataagtttgttgtggtgtttatagatgatatcttaatctattcgcatgatcagcaagaacacgcacaacacttaaggattattttacagacacttcgcgagaatcagctttatgcgaagttgagtaaatgtgagttttggattgacagggttgttttccttggtcatgtcatttctagcaagggagtttcagttgacccaagtaaggtggaagcggtattgaactggtcgcgtccgacgacagtagccgagatccgcagttttctgggattggctgggtattatcgccgtttcattgtcaacttctctcagattgctaagccactcactcagctcactcggaaagatgtttcatttgaatggacatcagagtgcgaagagagtttcttggaacttcgcagacgtttgacatctgcgcctgttttggctttaccgtctggatctggtggtttcagtgtttacaccgatgcctctttacagggactagggtgtgttctgatgcagaatgagcatgtgattgcttatgcgtcgagacagttaaagtctcatgaggaaaactatcctgttcatgatctggaattagcagcgatcgtttttgctttgaaaatctggcgccattatctgtatggtgagcgatttgagattttcaccgatcataagagtttgaagtatctgttcactcaggctgagttgaacatgcgtcagcgtcgttggatgaatctactcaaagattacgattgtgagatcaagtatcatccaggatctgcgaatctcacggccgatgctcttagtcgcaaggtgaggttatctgctcttcagacttgtgctgtttctgggattattcaggatttctgttcgatgggattcaattgtaagcatcggaagggaacagagagtatccgtatagctactattttgtccgagccagttttgtattctcggattagagatgctcagatgtctgattttaagattcagaaattagctcggttggctgatggagataatacttctggtttccactatcagtccgagggtcttttgtgcttatctggtcgtgttgttgtaccggaagatgacactttgagggaagagattttgtcccaggctcatcgtagcaagttgagtgttcatccagggagcaacaagatgtataaggatttgaggactcgattttggtggaaaggtatgaaacgtaatgtttatcagtatgtctccaagtgccttgtctgtcagcaggtgaaggctgagtatcgacgacctggaggtttgttgcagaatcttcctattccggagtggaagtgggagcatatcacgatggacttcgtgactcacttgcctatgtctgtggggaatagagatgctatctgggtggtagtggatcggcttattaagtctgcccattttcttccgtataacagagatttcactttcgatcggatggcacggttgtacattcaggagattgtacggtttcatggtgtgcccgtgagtatcgttagtgacagagatcctcgatttacatctagattttggggcagctttcagcaagctttgggcactaccttgagtttgagtactgcatatcacccagagactgacggtcagtcagagaagactattcgtactcttgaggatatgttgagatcttgtgtgatggatttcgggcctgcttggcaggatcatctgccgctgatagagtttgcatacaacaacagttttcataggagtattggtatgtctccgtttgaagcattgtatggtcgacgttgtcgtactcctctgttctgggaagaagtcggagaacgacaggtcgagggtccagaattgattcagcaggccatggacaaagttcttgtgatcaaacaacggattaagactgctcaggatcgacaagcgagttatgcgaactccaagcacagacctcttcattttgatgcaggcgagaaagtgtttctcaaggtatcaccttttcggaggattctgagatttggactcaaaggtaagctatctccgagattcattggtccttttgagatcttagaatgtgtgggagatttggcctatagattagctttgccaccgtatctgtctagtgttcacaatgtgtttcatgtgtccttgttgagacgatacgaagcggatgagtctcatgttttgcatccgacagaagttcagctgaatccggatttgtcttttgtggaaagaccggtttcgatcttagaccggaaggataaggtactgcggaataagactattcctcttgtcttagtgcagtggcagcgccgaggtactgaagaagctacttgggaactagagagtcgcatgcggtcagagcatccagagttgttctagttgtagtattttcagtaatgattgtaatttcagttatactttcagttgtaattcattcttaagttgaatgtattgttgttcaaaattgtcattcttcagactcgatttcgcggacgaaatcctttttagggggggagaatgtagtatcccgatgcctaatttgagttaattattggattaaatatatttcggtgggatcggaaggaccgaacagagttcggatcgtccgaagcgggttcggatcgtccgaagagggttcgaatcgtccgaagacaggtggctggacacgtggaagacatgcagagttcggatcgtccgatcagggttcggatcgtccgaagacaggtgtctggacacgtggaagacatgcagggttcggatcgtccgataagggttcggaaggtccgaagtgtacagtggatcggatcgtccgaagtggatcggatcgtccgatcgttgtctataaatagaggcgcgaggcttcatttgttactcgccaattccgagtgttccagagcgttttggtcgtttctgatgggtttctagtcttttcccgaggtttaggcactagcggggagctactggttttgtagcggagctgtgctctagttgggagctagcggcatcagtgggctgactacggacgcagacttgattctaggactgattgctagaatctactggtttgaggtacgaaagtactatccgagatagcaggattgagtatgctttactatgtgttgcatgtttatatgttgcattattatctgtcatatgatgcatggtttattatgcggcatttgcataatcatgttgagcctgactatttttgagatagcctgttgagagggtgctcagccctcgtttgttgtggatggttggaccccgttggccgacggtggtcaagtcaccggtatatccacaggtttattttggtatgggagccacctcctggtgcgacggcgcagagtgctacataccttgacgtcatttacctgagcagtatttcgatatacccagatcctggtatccagtacattttgcatacatgcatgtcatagtcttgtatactcatgctttcggtgctgagcgttttatgctcacgtcctcggtttatctctgttttggacaccctattcgatggggcaggtctcaggttggacggtccaggagtgagtggacagggagctggcagaggttgacctgtagttgttggtatttgttcttggtatttagttcgatctggttgttttagtattttgtacttacagattcgattggattgtattactgtttttccgctgtttacctgattcagttttaaatgttaattttgcatgcttaagttctgattagtaggtgattctagaACAGGTCACTACATGGTTCACATAAGATTAGAGGTTGATGAATATTTTCGGTTATTTGGATTTTGCACGCGCGAAACTTTGGTTGGAGTAATTAGAATTCGAAACAAAATTAGTAAATCACCAAAAGATAACGTCaatagtattttaaattttgacaattcatgttaattatttatatgtaactaatttggataaaaatatgtttaatcttttaaaaaaattggattACTCAATTTCTTTCTCATAtctttttttatcatattattttcttttttatttgtcATATTCTCTTAAAAAATacatgtattttattatattttacaatcaTTACatttttgagtgagtctcatgtgagatcgtctaacggatcataatctgtgagacgggtcaaccctacccatattcacaataaaaaataatactcttagcataaaaagtaatactttttaatgagtgacccaaataaaagatccgtctcacaaatatgacccgtgagaccgtctcacacaaatttttgcctacaTTTTTTGGGGCAATCAATGGTctccaattttttttccttatttACAATGTTGTTGGCTATTTTTCTCTTTTAGGTAAAGTGACTATCATTTCTATTGGATTTTCTACTTTCATAGTCatctttaatttattaaacacttatagtttttttttacaGCTATTAAACAGTTATAGTTGATAATATATAAACTGCATTTTATTATAACAACCAACGTATAAAAGTATTGAGTACTAGAAAAAATTGATTGAATGTTGTCATTTATTtgtaatttataataataatattttgacgATAAATCATCtttttaccgactcttatgacatttattttaatatttcataTTAACTCATAAAGCATATAAGCACAATTAAATTACTAATATCATATTGATATTATCTCCAGATaataatatctttaattattttaactgTTTATAAATATTCATGAAATAATTTGTGTATCCTTATTTTGAGAAAACCTATTGCATTTATatagtttgaataataaatataactttttagtataatatattaaatttgaaaaatgaaTTCGTTGTATGAAAATGACACTTCTTCCTCCCTTTCTATTTTTTGTATAATCATACAACAGCTCAAATACCACGTTTCAATAGCTTTACCCATTAGAGACAATTATTGTACCAAGAAATCTCTCTCTAGCTTGATAATTACATTTATTGCAATCAGTGAAAATCAAACTCATGATCTTTACTCTGATGCCAATTATAGGACTCAATTTTCACTATTTTAGTAAAAATTATaagacacaaaaaaaaaattcacaattcaataaTGAGCTATTTCtaaactttaattaaattaataatttacataatgaaaaattaaataaaaaaatataaatcattaAATAAAAGTACCACACTGTCATGCGAGTATGCATACTCACAACAAaagaatatatatacatatatatatatatatatatatatatatatatatatatatatatatatatatatatatatatatatatatatataaacccgTGGTGCATAACAAAATTTAATCGAATCAAATACAGACATTTTAGTGGAACAAGATCACAATTAAGCTTACACTTTACATTGTAGAGAATCGAAAATTTCAACCTTATTTTATGTGTTTCTCACATGCAAAGATACTCGTTAATGTATTCGTACCCGGTCACATATGGCTATGCACGACTCCTGGCCTCTCGATAGTGGACACTAAGCTTGCTGATGGAACTGATCAAGATGAGAAATGAGCACCACCCACCCCATTACATTACTGACACCCTATATTTTCTTGATTCTCTTTTGGCTAAGGGGATTACAAGTTGCAAGTATAGTTTGTTGAGGAgtcaaaaaaatacaaattacaAGAGATTATTGCTCTCTTTTATAGATGGAAGGGATGTTACCAACCGGTTTCGGACCAAGTTAACTGGTTCTGGATTAGGGGATACTAAACGAACTAATATTGTAAGATGTCAGATATCAGATTGATCTGGTCCAATAAACATTCATAATAGATAACTTGGTCCCGGATTGGGGGATATTAAACGAACCAATCTTGTAAGATGTCAGAT from Primulina eburnea isolate SZY01 chromosome 6, ASM2296580v1, whole genome shotgun sequence encodes:
- the LOC140834160 gene encoding transcription factor bHLH130-like isoform X1 — translated: MNNHQRPQEQQQFQQNMQTQQQTGSGLTRYRSAPSSYFATLLNRNDSSGHGVLETEDLEQIFNLRASSPETQRIFSRFMNSSDSIQEQQLHLQSQSQANPPFLPPRKETESNQLQRQKSCDYSTVSQLMYQNHSSKVANSVMDNSYNRLLGPISSNRVAQIKMESGGSGGCISGGVGGGSNLIRHSSSPAGLFASINIENGIMAPISEVSSNGLGDNCPGDTHFDDNRADYDEYIQGRFSVTSWDDSEIMSDSFHKANKSVNTSDDQNTGIRNRPTTLLSHHLSLPKSSAEISAMEKLLQDSVPCRIRAKRGCATHPRSIAERVRRTKISERMRKLQELVPNMDKQTNTADMLDLAVDYIKDLQTEVKMLSENRAKCKCLTKQRL
- the LOC140834160 gene encoding transcription factor bHLH122-like isoform X2; its protein translation is MQTQQQTGSGLTRYRSAPSSYFATLLNRNDSSGHGVLETEDLEQIFNLRASSPETQRIFSRFMNSSDSIQEQQLHLQSQSQANPPFLPPRKETESNQLQRQKSCDYSTVSQLMYQNHSSKVANSVMDNSYNRLLGPISSNRVAQIKMESGGSGGCISGGVGGGSNLIRHSSSPAGLFASINIENGIMAPISEVSSNGLGDNCPGDTHFDDNRADYDEYIQGRFSVTSWDDSEIMSDSFHKANKSVNTSDDQNTGIRNRPTTLLSHHLSLPKSSAEISAMEKLLQDSVPCRIRAKRGCATHPRSIAERVRRTKISERMRKLQELVPNMDKQTNTADMLDLAVDYIKDLQTEVKMLSENRAKCKCLTKQRL